One Cryptomeria japonica chromosome 9, Sugi_1.0, whole genome shotgun sequence genomic window carries:
- the LOC131066717 gene encoding ER-bound oxygenase mpaB, whose amino-acid sequence MNSQAVKTHLLRKMPDILCFVCLVLVLWKASCLFFRAKRRRYLASLCPTEDALLLYKLTNYVEFSFLSHKALEFALFRTFAIPSISKLLHSTQEFCPSSILKRYDDTGILTQEFVLHHVDSHRGSLAIQRLNFIHAHYNISNADLLYTLSLFFLEPIRFTAKYGYRNWTEGEKQAQFVVWHGIGKRMDIKHIPHNLGEMEAFSGQYEAQQMVYSESNRVIGDATLDLLLSKVPASFRPFARRVAYALFDERLVKAMGYPPQPYWLI is encoded by the exons ATGAATTCTCAAGCTGTGAAAACCCATCTACTTAGGAAAATGCCTGACATCCTATGTTTTGTATGCCTTGTGCTTGTGCTCTGGAAAGCTAGCTGCCTCTTTTTTAGGGCTAAGCGCCGCCGTTACCTGGCCTCCCTCTGTCCGACAGAGGACGCCTTGCTTCTCTACAAGCTCACCAATTATGTCGAATTCAGCTTCCTCTCCCACAAAGCTCTTGAATTCGCACTCTTCAGAACCTTCGCCATTCCCTCCATTTCCAAATTGTTACACTCTACTCAAGAATTCTGCCCGAGCAGTATCCTCAAACGCTATGATGACACAGGCATTCTGACCCAGGAATTCGTTCTGCATCATGTCGACAGTCACAGGGGCTCTCTTGCCATTCAACGCCTCAATTTCATTCACGCCCACTACAACATCTCTAACGCTGATTTGCTCTatactctttctctcttcttcctgGAGCCCATCAGATTTACAGCCAA ATATGGTTACAGAAATTGGACGGAAGGAGAGAAGCAGGCGCAATTTGTAGTGTGGCATGGCATTGGAAAGCGCATGGACATTAAGCATATCCCTCACAATTTAGGGGAAATGGAGGCATTTAGCGGGCAATACGAAGCCCAACAAATGGTGTATTCGGAATCGAACAGAGTGATTGGGGATGCCACGCTTGATCTGCTATTGTCAAAGGTACCGGCGTCGTTCCGCCCATTTGCCAGACGGGTGGCGTATGCTCTGTTTGATGAGAGACTTGTGAAGGCAATGGGTTACCCTCCTCAGCCCTACTGGCTGATCTAG